The Saccharomonospora glauca K62 genome has a segment encoding these proteins:
- a CDS encoding zinc-binding alcohol dehydrogenase family protein, translating into MRAWRVTRPGPITSGPLTQHDEPIPRPAPGELLVRVLACGVCRTDLHVSEGDLPVHRPAVVPGHEVVGVVEEIGEGVGEDTAAEFPPGEKVGVPWLRNTCGTCRYCVRGAENLCPDSHYTGWDADGGYADYVTVPADYALPLPSGYSDTDLAPLLCAGIIGYRALRRAELPPGGRLGVYGFGGSAHLTTQVAIAEGARVHVMTRGSAARELATDLGAASVRGAADPPPEPLDAAVLFAPAGELVPVALTALDRGATLAIAGIHLTDVPPLNYRAHLFEERQLRSVTANTRDDAREFLRLAGRHRLRVSTTPYALDEADCALADLAAGRVVGAAVLRPDLSAARG; encoded by the coding sequence ATGCGGGCATGGCGCGTGACGCGGCCGGGTCCGATCACCTCCGGGCCCCTGACACAGCACGACGAGCCGATCCCCCGGCCCGCGCCGGGCGAGTTGCTCGTCCGAGTGCTCGCCTGCGGGGTCTGCCGCACCGACCTGCACGTCAGCGAAGGAGACCTGCCCGTGCATCGGCCCGCCGTGGTTCCGGGTCACGAGGTGGTCGGCGTGGTCGAGGAGATCGGCGAGGGCGTCGGCGAGGACACCGCGGCGGAGTTCCCGCCGGGGGAGAAGGTGGGTGTGCCCTGGTTGCGGAACACGTGCGGGACGTGCCGCTACTGCGTGCGCGGCGCCGAGAATCTGTGCCCGGACTCGCACTACACGGGGTGGGACGCCGACGGCGGCTACGCCGACTACGTCACCGTGCCCGCGGACTACGCGTTGCCGCTGCCGTCCGGGTACTCCGACACCGACCTCGCGCCACTGCTCTGTGCGGGCATCATCGGCTACCGCGCGCTGCGCCGTGCCGAATTGCCTCCCGGCGGCCGCCTCGGCGTGTACGGCTTCGGCGGCAGCGCCCACCTGACCACCCAGGTGGCCATAGCCGAGGGAGCGCGAGTGCACGTGATGACACGCGGCTCGGCGGCTCGGGAGCTCGCCACCGACCTCGGCGCCGCGTCGGTGCGGGGCGCCGCCGACCCGCCCCCCGAACCACTCGACGCGGCCGTGCTGTTCGCTCCCGCCGGGGAACTCGTCCCGGTCGCCCTCACCGCCCTCGACCGGGGCGCAACGCTCGCCATCGCCGGGATCCACCTGACCGACGTCCCGCCGCTGAACTATCGCGCCCACCTGTTCGAGGAACGACAGCTTCGCAGCGTCACCGCGAACACCCGCGACGACGCCCGTGAGTTCCTGCGACTCGCCGGACGACACCGACTGCGGGTCTCCACCACCCCCTATGCCCTGGACGAGGCGGACTGTGCCCTCGCCGACCTCGCCGCGGGCCGGGTCGTCGGCGCGGCCGTGCTCCGGCCGGACCTGTCCGCCGCGAGGGGGTGA
- a CDS encoding site-2 protease family protein → MACRRLGNAGGVRFDVHASALVAVVVLTSVLALGLLPVTAPDQPVALYWLGGLVVALGFFASVVLHELAHAVAARRYGVSTHRVVLGLPGGTAEREAPPPSPRTDVVIAVAGPVASAGAGLGCWGLALTVEPLLSPTALAVLLWLGLANLVFCVFTLLPGAPLDGGRLVRAAVWSRTRDRERAERVARRCGSALGATLMACGAAAVILFGQFVAIWLAVAGWLLLSARAVGSTSGGEDTVTP, encoded by the coding sequence ATGGCGTGCCGTCGTCTGGGTAATGCCGGTGGAGTGCGGTTCGACGTGCACGCCTCCGCCCTCGTGGCCGTGGTGGTGCTGACGTCGGTGCTGGCGTTGGGACTGCTTCCGGTCACAGCGCCGGACCAACCCGTCGCCCTGTACTGGCTCGGCGGTCTCGTCGTGGCGCTCGGGTTCTTCGCCTCCGTGGTGCTGCACGAACTCGCCCACGCGGTGGCGGCCCGGCGGTACGGGGTGAGCACCCACCGGGTGGTGCTGGGGTTGCCGGGCGGCACGGCCGAGCGGGAGGCTCCCCCGCCGAGTCCCCGCACCGACGTCGTGATCGCCGTGGCGGGTCCCGTGGCCAGCGCGGGCGCGGGTCTCGGGTGTTGGGGGCTCGCGCTCACCGTCGAGCCGCTGCTGTCCCCGACGGCGTTGGCCGTGCTGCTGTGGCTGGGTCTGGCGAACCTCGTCTTCTGCGTGTTCACCTTGCTGCCGGGAGCCCCGCTGGACGGCGGGCGATTGGTGCGGGCCGCGGTGTGGTCCCGTACCCGTGACCGGGAACGGGCCGAGCGGGTGGCCCGCCGGTGCGGGAGCGCGCTCGGCGCCACGCTCATGGCGTGCGGCGCGGCGGCGGTCATCCTCTTCGGACAATTCGTGGCGATCTGGCTCGCCGTGGCGGGATGGCTGCTGCTCAGTGCTCGGGCAGTGGGGAGCACCTCGGGGGGCGAGGACACCGTCACCCCGTAG
- a CDS encoding sensor histidine kinase, whose amino-acid sequence MAVEEPADDRAGDRSGTRALAGLRLDELLHEVRDRIGEIVRTRDRLQGLLDAVLAVASGLELDSTLQRIVQAAVDLVDARYGALGVLDDDGGLAEFVYVGISEETRAKMPHLPEGKGLLGLLTREPRPVRLADLSQHPASVGFPEHHPPMHSFLGVPVRVRDEVFGNLYLTEKRGGAEFTSDDEVVLQTLAAAAGVAVDNARLFEQSRTRERWLGAVADINGQLLDGASVEATLELVVRRVCELADADLAFILLARDEAADDVSVHVSAGPSWSALADLTVDTRGDSPVAQVMRESTPRLFPALASALPDQPGVGSAGLGPGAVLPLVGAAGTGGALVTARAKGAPAFAREDLPMLTSLADQAAVALEFADKQRSQRLLDLLAERDRIAQDLHDHVIQRLFATGMSLQGTLRRIGDDHVRLRVEQAVEQLDDTVREIRTSIFDLHTSDNPEEASLRRRLLDIVERLTTESEVAPTVKLTGTVDTLVPPHVAEHAEAVLREALSNALRHSGADAVRIVVEASERQLVIEVADNGVGIPEDAKRSGLDNLDKRARQCGGELRLLDEPGGGTCVLWRVPL is encoded by the coding sequence ATGGCAGTGGAGGAGCCCGCGGACGACCGCGCCGGCGACCGCTCGGGGACACGGGCACTGGCCGGATTGCGGCTGGACGAGCTGCTGCACGAGGTGCGGGACCGCATCGGTGAGATCGTCAGGACACGGGACCGCCTCCAGGGGCTGCTGGACGCGGTGCTCGCGGTGGCCTCCGGACTCGAACTGGACTCGACGTTGCAACGCATCGTGCAGGCGGCCGTCGACCTCGTCGACGCCCGTTACGGAGCCCTGGGCGTGCTCGACGACGACGGTGGACTCGCCGAGTTCGTGTACGTGGGCATCTCCGAGGAGACCAGGGCGAAGATGCCCCACCTGCCCGAGGGCAAGGGGCTGCTCGGGCTGCTGACCAGGGAGCCGCGACCGGTGCGGCTCGCCGACCTGTCGCAGCATCCCGCCTCGGTGGGTTTTCCCGAGCACCACCCGCCGATGCACAGCTTCCTCGGGGTCCCCGTGCGGGTGCGCGACGAGGTGTTCGGCAACCTCTACCTCACCGAGAAACGCGGCGGCGCCGAGTTCACCTCCGACGACGAGGTGGTGTTGCAGACACTCGCCGCGGCCGCGGGCGTCGCCGTGGACAACGCGCGCCTGTTCGAGCAGTCCCGGACACGGGAACGGTGGCTGGGCGCCGTGGCCGACATCAACGGGCAACTGCTGGACGGCGCGTCGGTGGAGGCGACACTCGAACTCGTCGTGCGACGGGTGTGTGAACTCGCCGACGCCGACCTCGCGTTCATCCTCCTGGCCCGTGACGAGGCGGCCGACGACGTGTCGGTGCACGTGTCCGCCGGACCGTCCTGGTCCGCGCTCGCCGACCTGACCGTGGACACCCGTGGCGACTCGCCCGTCGCGCAGGTCATGAGGGAGAGCACGCCACGCCTGTTCCCCGCCCTGGCCTCGGCACTGCCCGACCAACCGGGAGTCGGCTCGGCGGGCCTGGGGCCCGGCGCCGTGCTGCCGCTCGTCGGCGCGGCGGGCACCGGGGGAGCGCTCGTCACCGCACGTGCCAAGGGAGCTCCGGCGTTCGCGCGGGAGGACCTGCCGATGCTCACGTCACTGGCCGACCAGGCGGCCGTCGCCCTGGAGTTCGCCGACAAGCAACGCAGCCAACGGTTGCTCGACCTGCTGGCCGAACGCGACCGCATCGCCCAGGACCTGCACGACCACGTGATCCAACGCCTGTTCGCCACCGGCATGAGCTTGCAGGGAACCCTGCGCCGGATCGGCGACGACCACGTGCGACTGCGGGTGGAACAGGCCGTGGAGCAGCTCGACGACACGGTGCGGGAGATCCGCACCTCGATCTTCGACCTACACACCTCCGACAATCCCGAGGAAGCCAGCCTGCGCCGCCGGCTGCTCGACATCGTGGAGCGACTCACCACCGAGTCCGAGGTCGCGCCCACCGTGAAACTGACGGGCACGGTCGACACCCTCGTCCCGCCCCACGTGGCCGAGCACGCCGAGGCCGTGCTCCGGGAGGCGTTGAGCAACGCGCTCCGGCACTCGGGCGCCGACGCGGTGCGCATCGTGGTGGAGGCGTCCGAACGGCAACTGGTGATCGAGGTCGCCGACAACGGCGTGGGGATACCCGAGGACGCCAAACGCAGCGGCCTGGACAATTTGGACAAACGAGCCCGCCAGTGCGGCGGTGAACTCCGCCTGTTGGACGAGCCCGGCGGAGGAACGTGCGTGCTGTGGCGCGTTCCGCTCTAG
- a CDS encoding universal stress protein, with the protein MSRPYSDNSPIVVGVDDSEAAMRAVRWAALTAAKHHVPLRLVHASGLSDPYLIGFTVPPPEAFKEELRERQRRALRTAEEIATQVGAPTVEARFETDAAIPFLLHASRTARMVVVGSSGRTGLAGLMVGSTTLALVSHGHCPVVSVRRDYPDAVAEDTRPIVVGVDGSPLSVRAIGHAFAEASVRNVDLIAVHTWSDTTTALLEERRMFEDWEPIHEYETRVLAERLAGWQEQYPDVHVEREVVKDRPRHELLEHSKAAQLVVVGSRGRGGFRGMLLGSTSQALIHHASCPVMVVRPERHAARS; encoded by the coding sequence ATGAGCCGTCCGTACAGCGACAACTCGCCGATCGTGGTCGGTGTCGACGACTCGGAGGCCGCCATGCGCGCCGTGCGCTGGGCAGCCCTGACCGCGGCGAAGCACCACGTGCCGTTGCGGCTCGTCCACGCCTCCGGGCTCAGCGACCCCTATCTCATCGGTTTCACCGTGCCCCCGCCCGAGGCGTTCAAGGAGGAGCTCCGGGAGCGGCAGCGACGGGCGTTGCGCACCGCGGAGGAGATCGCCACCCAGGTGGGCGCCCCGACGGTGGAGGCGCGGTTCGAGACCGACGCGGCGATTCCCTTCCTGCTGCACGCCTCCCGTACGGCACGGATGGTGGTGGTCGGCTCGTCCGGGCGGACGGGGCTCGCGGGGCTGATGGTCGGCTCGACCACCTTGGCCCTGGTCTCCCACGGTCATTGCCCCGTGGTCTCGGTGCGCCGGGATTATCCCGACGCCGTCGCCGAGGACACGCGCCCGATCGTGGTCGGGGTGGACGGCAGCCCGCTGAGCGTCCGGGCGATCGGTCACGCGTTCGCGGAGGCGTCGGTCCGCAACGTCGACCTGATCGCCGTGCACACCTGGAGCGACACCACCACGGCGCTGTTGGAGGAACGGCGCATGTTCGAGGACTGGGAGCCCATCCACGAGTACGAGACCCGTGTGCTCGCCGAACGTCTCGCCGGTTGGCAGGAGCAGTACCCGGACGTGCACGTGGAGCGGGAGGTCGTGAAGGACCGGCCGCGCCACGAGCTTTTGGAACACAGCAAGGCGGCGCAACTGGTCGTGGTGGGAAGCCGGGGCCGGGGAGGGTTCCGGGGCATGCTGCTGGGCTCCACCAGTCAGGCGCTCATCCACCACGCGTCGTGTCCCGTCATGGTCGTGCGCCCGGAGCGGCACGCCGCCCGGAGTTGA
- a CDS encoding universal stress protein, with protein MTSAETTAGLVVGVDGSTPALRATAWAAATATRRHKPLLLVAALEPPTPYGTGIGLPPDHFVKLEGEGREWLDRARSVADRAGGPEEVGTELALGSAPSVLAEHARHAACVVIGGHDAPEHGGRLGPVATALMGRAPCPVAVVRWPGDAENPPGHGPVVVGVDGSPTSVEAVVVAYEEASLRGAPLVAVHSAGHAHRGLFHHGGGPWGEGENAEAVTLAERLAGMRERYPEVEVERVVTRDDPTPALLHHAEAAQLLVVGSTGHRELSGRLLGSTSHALARAAPCPLLVVPGRTGARTQSGRTRRRERTRS; from the coding sequence ATGACGAGTGCGGAGACCACCGCGGGTCTCGTGGTGGGAGTGGACGGTTCGACACCAGCGCTGCGAGCCACCGCCTGGGCGGCGGCGACAGCGACCCGGCGGCACAAACCGTTGCTGCTCGTGGCCGCGTTGGAGCCGCCCACGCCCTACGGCACGGGGATCGGGCTGCCGCCCGACCACTTCGTGAAGCTGGAGGGCGAGGGCCGCGAGTGGCTCGACCGGGCGCGGTCGGTGGCCGACCGCGCGGGAGGCCCCGAGGAGGTCGGCACCGAACTCGCCCTCGGCAGCGCCCCCTCGGTGCTGGCCGAGCACGCTCGGCACGCGGCCTGCGTGGTCATCGGCGGACACGACGCCCCGGAACACGGTGGCAGGCTCGGCCCGGTGGCCACGGCCCTCATGGGACGCGCGCCATGTCCCGTCGCCGTGGTGCGCTGGCCGGGGGACGCCGAGAATCCGCCGGGACACGGTCCCGTCGTGGTGGGAGTCGACGGATCGCCCACCAGCGTGGAGGCCGTCGTCGTCGCCTACGAGGAAGCCTCCTTGCGAGGCGCGCCACTGGTCGCCGTGCACTCCGCCGGGCACGCCCACCGCGGTCTGTTCCATCACGGTGGCGGGCCGTGGGGAGAGGGCGAGAACGCGGAGGCCGTCACGCTCGCGGAGCGTCTGGCGGGCATGCGGGAGCGCTACCCCGAGGTCGAGGTCGAGCGCGTGGTGACCCGCGACGACCCGACTCCGGCCCTGTTGCACCACGCCGAGGCGGCGCAGCTCCTCGTCGTCGGCAGCACCGGTCACCGAGAACTGAGCGGCCGGTTGCTCGGGTCGACGAGCCACGCGTTGGCACGGGCCGCGCCGTGCCCGTTGCTCGTGGTGCCGGGCCGCACCGGAGCCCGGACCCAGTCGGGCCGCACTCGACGTCGGGAGAGGACGAGGTCATGA
- a CDS encoding Hsp20/alpha crystallin family protein → MSQLERSHGHSLIPDFRDLIEMLPTMGGLRPALDLHSIRIEDRIEGNTYVLRAELPGIDVDKDLTITVHNGLLTIEAERSEEQSEGGRSEFRYGSFARTVALPTGAREDAIDASYDDGILTIKVELSKPEENRRQIRVRHD, encoded by the coding sequence ATGAGTCAGCTCGAACGCTCCCACGGCCACTCTCTGATCCCCGACTTCCGCGACCTGATCGAGATGCTGCCCACGATGGGCGGGCTGCGCCCGGCTCTGGACCTGCACAGCATCCGCATCGAGGACCGCATCGAGGGCAACACCTACGTGCTCCGGGCCGAGCTGCCGGGGATCGATGTGGACAAGGACCTCACCATCACCGTCCACAACGGTTTGTTGACCATCGAGGCGGAACGCTCGGAGGAGCAGTCCGAAGGCGGTCGGTCCGAGTTCCGTTACGGTTCCTTCGCGCGCACGGTGGCGCTACCGACCGGCGCGCGGGAGGACGCCATCGACGCCTCCTACGACGACGGCATCCTCACCATCAAGGTCGAGTTGAGCAAGCCGGAGGAGAACAGGCGGCAGATCCGCGTGCGACACGACTGA
- a CDS encoding DUF3048 domain-containing protein, with protein sequence MPIRFRRGPVVALAVLLCAVVGVVTWLLVSGDDPGGPTPSPPGTASREPGPEAVAPPPAEVPLTVVKIDNVPAARPQSGLDAADVVYVEPVEGGFTRLAAVYSTQPPDVTGPVRSARESDVELLAQYGDPALVFSGAAPEIEPVLTGSTARLVRPRDDPDGFYRDPARTAPHNLYARPALLPRGAGPAPTGVLPRGEVPTGGRQVSDHTVAFERDEYGFTWSSETGRWLVTLNGTPVTSVGAGEVGAASVVVQRVDLAEGTSVRDASGSPSPVVRSVGTGPVTVLREGRSFDGTWSRPSATDGTRFTTESGQPLPLADGPVWVLLLPR encoded by the coding sequence ATGCCGATCCGATTCCGGCGAGGGCCCGTGGTGGCGCTCGCCGTCCTGCTCTGCGCCGTGGTGGGAGTCGTGACGTGGCTGCTGGTGTCCGGCGACGACCCCGGAGGGCCGACTCCCTCCCCACCGGGGACCGCTTCGCGCGAACCCGGCCCCGAGGCCGTCGCCCCACCGCCGGCCGAGGTCCCGCTCACCGTGGTGAAGATCGACAACGTCCCCGCCGCGCGTCCGCAGAGCGGGCTCGACGCCGCCGATGTCGTCTACGTCGAGCCGGTGGAGGGCGGGTTCACCCGGCTGGCCGCCGTCTACTCGACACAGCCGCCCGACGTCACCGGACCGGTGCGGAGCGCGCGGGAGTCCGATGTCGAACTGCTCGCCCAGTACGGCGACCCGGCACTCGTGTTCTCCGGCGCCGCGCCCGAGATCGAACCCGTTCTCACCGGTTCCACCGCCAGGCTCGTACGGCCACGGGACGACCCCGACGGTTTCTACCGCGACCCGGCCAGGACCGCCCCGCACAACCTCTACGCGCGACCCGCGCTCCTGCCCAGGGGCGCGGGCCCCGCGCCCACCGGGGTGTTGCCGCGAGGCGAGGTGCCCACCGGCGGCAGGCAGGTAAGCGACCACACCGTCGCCTTCGAGCGGGACGAATACGGGTTCACCTGGTCGTCGGAGACGGGACGCTGGCTGGTGACGTTGAACGGAACCCCGGTGACGTCGGTGGGCGCGGGCGAGGTCGGTGCCGCCAGCGTGGTGGTACAGCGGGTGGACCTCGCCGAGGGCACGAGCGTGCGCGACGCGAGCGGTTCGCCGTCGCCCGTGGTCCGCAGCGTCGGCACCGGACCGGTCACCGTGCTGCGCGAGGGAAGGTCGTTCGACGGCACGTGGTCCCGCCCCTCGGCCACCGACGGCACCCGGTTCACCACCGAGTCCGGACAACCGCTGCCGCTCGCCGACGGACCGGTATGGGTGCTGCTCCTGCCGCGCTGA
- a CDS encoding response regulator: protein MTISVFLVDDHEIVRRGLADLLEGEPDMRIAGEAASVGEALTRIPGSGADVAVLDVRLPDGNGVELCRELLSRTEGLKCLMLTSYHDDEALLNAIMAGASGFVLKQVLGSDLVSAVRTVGSGGSLLDSKTTSALMNRLRKEREDADPVAELSEQERAVFELIGEGLTNREIAARLFLAEKTVKNYVSRLLGKLGMRRRTQAAVLATELRKQNSPRPPNLG, encoded by the coding sequence ATGACCATCAGCGTCTTCCTCGTCGACGACCACGAGATCGTTCGCCGCGGCCTCGCCGATCTGTTGGAGGGCGAACCGGACATGCGGATCGCGGGCGAGGCGGCGTCGGTGGGCGAGGCCCTCACGCGCATTCCGGGTTCCGGCGCCGACGTCGCCGTGCTCGACGTACGGCTGCCCGACGGCAACGGCGTGGAGCTGTGCCGGGAGCTGCTGTCGCGGACCGAGGGGCTGAAGTGCTTGATGCTGACCTCCTACCACGACGACGAGGCACTGCTCAACGCGATCATGGCGGGCGCGTCGGGGTTCGTGCTCAAGCAGGTACTGGGTTCCGACCTCGTCTCGGCCGTGCGCACGGTCGGTTCCGGCGGGTCGCTGCTGGACAGCAAGACGACCTCGGCGCTTATGAACCGGCTCCGCAAGGAGCGGGAGGACGCCGACCCGGTGGCCGAGTTGTCCGAGCAGGAGCGAGCGGTGTTCGAGTTGATCGGTGAGGGCCTGACCAACCGGGAGATCGCCGCGCGCCTCTTCCTCGCCGAGAAGACCGTGAAGAACTACGTCTCACGGCTGCTGGGCAAGCTCGGCATGCGGCGCCGCACGCAGGCCGCCGTCCTCGCCACCGAGCTGCGCAAGCAGAATTCGCCCCGTCCGCCGAACCTCGGCTAG
- a CDS encoding Acg family FMN-binding oxidoreductase, protein MTDTGTGTVADTLDATVAEALRAGTRAPSPHNTQPWMFVTRPGEIDVLLDDGRVLPVCDPDGREAVLSCGAAVLNIRLALARGGLACAVSVLPDRRRPELLATLRLGIGRAPSAADARLAEAIDARHTNRRPFEETPVPSAVRHALIRAAMDEGARLVLLADPAPFDAFAALVRRAEHTQRHDPEFAAELAEWTHQGERLDGVPLSAGGPRATDETALALRDFGGSEGKAAREFERQPLVAVLTTPGDTRRDAVRAGQALQRVLLTATASGVRASFLSQPLEVPHVRAELRTLLGGVYHPQAALRLGYGPPGAPTPRRDLDDVVLDGREDRKP, encoded by the coding sequence ATGACCGACACCGGGACCGGCACGGTCGCCGACACCCTGGACGCGACCGTCGCGGAGGCACTGCGGGCGGGCACTCGGGCGCCCTCGCCGCACAACACCCAGCCCTGGATGTTCGTCACGCGCCCCGGCGAGATCGACGTCCTGCTCGACGACGGCCGCGTGCTGCCGGTGTGCGACCCCGACGGCAGGGAGGCGGTCCTGTCGTGTGGCGCGGCCGTGCTCAACATCCGGCTCGCGCTCGCGCGAGGTGGTCTGGCCTGCGCGGTGTCGGTGTTGCCGGACCGGCGGCGTCCCGAGCTGCTCGCCACGTTGCGACTCGGCATCGGCAGAGCGCCCTCCGCCGCCGACGCGCGGCTGGCCGAGGCGATCGACGCGCGCCACACCAACCGCCGGCCATTCGAGGAGACGCCGGTGCCCTCGGCGGTGCGGCACGCGCTGATACGCGCGGCGATGGACGAGGGTGCCAGGCTGGTGTTGCTCGCCGACCCCGCTCCGTTCGACGCGTTCGCCGCCCTGGTGCGAAGGGCCGAGCACACGCAACGCCACGACCCGGAGTTCGCCGCCGAACTGGCCGAGTGGACCCACCAGGGTGAGCGGCTCGACGGGGTGCCGTTGTCCGCGGGCGGACCGAGGGCGACGGACGAGACCGCCCTGGCACTCCGCGACTTCGGTGGGAGCGAGGGCAAGGCGGCCCGCGAGTTCGAACGGCAGCCCCTCGTCGCGGTGCTCACCACTCCGGGGGACACCCGACGCGACGCGGTCAGGGCCGGGCAGGCGCTCCAAAGGGTGTTGCTCACCGCCACCGCCTCCGGAGTCCGGGCCTCGTTCCTCTCCCAACCCCTCGAAGTGCCCCACGTCCGCGCCGAGCTGCGCACGCTCCTGGGCGGGGTCTACCACCCGCAGGCGGCGTTGCGACTCGGCTACGGTCCTCCGGGCGCTCCCACCCCGCGTCGCGACCTCGACGACGTGGTGCTCGACGGACGGGAGGACCGGAAGCCGTGA
- a CDS encoding universal stress protein, with the protein MPGDTPTGGTIVVGIDGSPASRQALRWACFQAEITEASVLAMSVREESELLPGSEFALRQRGAWRDDDAVRAALHRDVGMVATSAPVRELVVTGEPADELLAAAADADLLVLGAHGYRALSTTPLGGVATECVRRAVCPLVLVPAAPAR; encoded by the coding sequence ATGCCCGGTGACACGCCGACCGGCGGCACGATCGTGGTCGGCATCGACGGTTCTCCCGCGTCGAGGCAGGCGCTGCGCTGGGCGTGTTTCCAGGCGGAGATCACGGAGGCGAGCGTGCTCGCGATGTCGGTCAGGGAGGAGTCGGAGCTTTTGCCGGGCTCGGAGTTCGCGCTGCGGCAGCGCGGCGCGTGGCGCGACGACGACGCCGTGCGGGCCGCCCTGCACCGGGACGTCGGCATGGTCGCCACGTCGGCTCCCGTGCGCGAACTCGTCGTCACCGGGGAGCCCGCGGACGAGCTGCTGGCCGCGGCTGCGGACGCCGATCTCCTGGTGCTGGGCGCGCACGGATACCGAGCGCTGAGCACCACCCCGTTGGGTGGGGTGGCCACCGAGTGCGTCCGGCGCGCGGTGTGCCCGCTGGTGCTGGTGCCCGCCGCCCCGGCCCGGTAG
- a CDS encoding universal stress protein, translated as MSLIVAGIDGSRSAVDAARWAAEEASAHGDTLRLVHAYVVPEHGYPAFAATFPQLREGMRHQGTKWLDEAREEVGKVASDLRVETELVEGEPVPVLVGESRRARMTVLGSRGLGGFTGMLVGSVAVGLTAHGHSPVIVVRGQRRSVSPDAPVVVGVDGSESSTAALRFAFAEAADRRASLTVVRTWRGIFLDESVPRYPLKVDPHEIEEAERAALTEQVAPLRDAYPDVAVELVVVRGRPVRTLLEYGERARLLVVGSRGRSGFKGMLLGSTSRALVVHAPCAVAVVRSAAGE; from the coding sequence ATGAGCCTGATCGTCGCGGGGATCGACGGGTCTCGCTCCGCCGTGGACGCCGCTCGCTGGGCCGCCGAGGAAGCCTCCGCCCACGGCGACACCCTGCGGCTCGTCCACGCCTACGTCGTGCCCGAACACGGCTATCCGGCGTTCGCCGCGACCTTCCCCCAGCTCCGGGAAGGCATGCGTCACCAGGGCACGAAGTGGCTCGACGAGGCGAGGGAGGAGGTCGGGAAGGTGGCTTCCGACCTCCGCGTGGAGACCGAACTCGTCGAGGGCGAACCGGTGCCCGTACTCGTCGGGGAATCGAGGCGGGCCCGCATGACCGTGCTCGGTTCCCGCGGGCTCGGTGGGTTCACGGGCATGCTGGTCGGCTCGGTGGCGGTGGGGCTGACGGCGCACGGCCACTCACCCGTGATCGTGGTGCGCGGACAGCGACGGTCGGTGTCCCCGGACGCGCCGGTCGTGGTGGGGGTGGACGGTTCGGAGTCCAGCACGGCGGCGTTGCGGTTCGCGTTCGCCGAGGCCGCCGACCGACGCGCGTCGCTGACGGTGGTGCGGACCTGGCGCGGCATCTTCCTCGACGAGTCCGTGCCCCGCTATCCGCTCAAGGTCGACCCCCACGAGATCGAGGAAGCGGAACGCGCCGCCCTCACCGAACAGGTCGCTCCGCTGCGGGACGCATACCCGGACGTCGCGGTCGAACTCGTCGTCGTGAGGGGGCGGCCCGTGCGCACGTTGTTGGAGTACGGCGAGCGCGCTCGGCTGCTCGTGGTGGGCAGCCGGGGCCGCAGTGGGTTCAAGGGCATGCTGCTCGGCTCCACCAGCCGGGCGCTCGTGGTCCACGCGCCCTGCGCCGTCGCCGTGGTTCGGTCGGCTGCGGGAGAGTAG
- a CDS encoding CBS domain-containing protein, with translation MRAKDIMTSPVVTASPDDPVKRVTRLLTEHGFTALPVVDDADQVVGIVTEADVMAGRVPRDARHRSGYSAEPPPGTVAEVMTPSPTCTQQSEDVADLVSTLLEGHHRAVPVLAGTKLVGIVTRSDVVRALSRDDADIARDVRRRLMIYGGPDRWSVTVEGGTVTIEDDHDDTTDRHVATVLAESVPGVVRATVRHRERDPD, from the coding sequence ATGCGTGCCAAGGACATCATGACCAGCCCCGTGGTCACCGCTTCGCCGGACGACCCCGTGAAGCGGGTGACCCGGCTGCTCACCGAGCACGGCTTCACGGCCCTGCCCGTGGTCGACGACGCCGACCAGGTGGTCGGGATCGTCACCGAGGCGGACGTCATGGCCGGGCGGGTGCCGCGCGACGCACGCCACCGCTCCGGATACTCGGCGGAACCCCCGCCCGGGACGGTGGCCGAGGTGATGACGCCCTCGCCCACATGCACCCAGCAGAGCGAGGACGTGGCCGATTTGGTGAGCACGCTGTTGGAGGGACACCACCGGGCGGTGCCGGTGCTCGCGGGGACGAAGCTGGTCGGCATCGTGACCCGAAGCGACGTCGTGCGCGCGTTGTCACGCGACGACGCCGACATCGCCAGGGACGTCCGGCGTCGGCTGATGATCTACGGCGGTCCCGATCGGTGGAGCGTCACGGTCGAGGGCGGCACGGTGACGATCGAGGACGACCACGACGACACCACCGACCGACACGTCGCCACGGTGCTCGCCGAGTCGGTGCCCGGAGTGGTCCGGGCGACGGTCCGCCACCGCGAGCGCGACCCCGACTGA